A section of the Zingiber officinale cultivar Zhangliang unplaced genomic scaffold, Zo_v1.1 ctg106, whole genome shotgun sequence genome encodes:
- the LOC122035783 gene encoding uncharacterized protein At4g06744-like produces MATYRITLSDLLLWLALLSPFLLLPSHAQPPQCGCEAPAPAPSASILNPDPDLFLNRKQYLAYLVIQLFKLTITCDPQNVTASWVGFRPCATYQGFYCEAPPNSPETPTIASVDFNGFRLCAPTLVGFLDQLPDLALFHANSNNFSGPVPDLTGLPFLYQLDLSNNDHSGAFPADLLPLANLSFLDIRFNRFVGTVAPAIFSLGLDAFFLNNNLFNQPLPETLGSSPVAYLTLAYNGFTGPIPRSIGNMSNTLLEVLFLGNKLSGCLPVEIGLLGNITVFDAGDNYLTGKIPWAFGCLRKVEQLNLARNLLYGEVPDAVCLLAKTGEGNLANLSLSGNYFTSLGPACWELIKNQSAVGVIDVRMNCIKWLPDQRPWEECLRFLWTPKPHCPPPFLHVPCRLDKWEPWKWYPSWPPQRRSPANGAPSRYVSYNMLHEPPKK; encoded by the coding sequence ATGGCCACCTACCGCATTACATTAAGTGACCTGCTGCTGTGGCTCGCCCTGCTCtctcccttcctcctcctcccgtCGCATGCTCAACCTCCTCAGTGCGGATGCGAAGCTCCGGCGCCGGCGCCTTCGGCCTCCATCCTCAACCCGGACCCGGACTTGTTCCTCAATCGCAAGCAGTACCTCGCCTACCTCGTCATCCAGCTCTTCAAGCTCACCATCACCTGCGACCCCCAGAACGTGACGGCCTCCTGGGTCGGCTTCCGTCCCTGCGCCACTTACCAAGGCTTCTACTGCGAGGCGCCCCCCAACTCGCCGGAGACGCCCACCATCGCCTCCGTCGACTTCAACGGCTTTCGCCTATGCGCCCCCACCCTCGTCGGCTTCCTCGACCAGCTCCCAGACCTCGCGCTCTTTCATGCTAACTCCAACAACTTCTCCGGGCCGGTTCCCGACCTCACCGGCCTCCCCTTTCTCTACCAGCTCGACCTCAGCAACAACGACCACTCCGGCGCCTTCCCCGCCGACCTCCTCCCTCTCGCCAATCTTTCCTTCCTCGACATCCGCTTCAACCGCTTCGTCGGCACCGTCGCCCCCGCCATCTTCTCCCTCGGCCTCGACGCCTTCTTCCTCAATAACAACCTCTTCAACCAGCCGCTCCCGGAGACCCTCGGGAGCTCACCGGTGGCGTACCTCACGCTGGCCTACAACGGCTTCACCGGCCCGATCCCACGCTCCATCGGCAATATGTCGAACACCTTGCTGGAGGTTCTCTTCTTGGGAAACAAACTCTCAGGCTGCCTCCCTGTCGAGATCGGGCTTCTGGGGAACATCACCGTGTTCGACGCCGGGGATAACTACCTCACCGGGAAGATCCCTTGGGCGTTCGGGTGCCTGCGCAAGGTGGAGCAGCTCAACCTCGCCAGGAACCTGCTCTACGGCGAGGTGCCGGACGCGGTGTGCCTGCTGGCGAAAACAGGGGAGGGCAATTTGGCGAATTTGTCGCTGTCCGGGAACTACTTCACCTCGCTGGGCCCCGCGTGCTGGGAGCTGATAAAGAACCAGTCGGCGGTGGGGGTGATCGACGTGAGGATGAACTGCATCAAGTGGCTGCCGGATCAACGGCCGTGGGAGGAGTGCCTGAGGTTCCTGTGGACACCGAAGCCACACTGCCCGCCGCCCTTCCTCCACGTGCCGTGTCGGTTGGACAAGTGGGAACCGTGGAAGTGGTACCCGAGTTGGCCGCCGCAGCGGAGATCTCCGGCCAACGGAGCGCCGTCGCGATACGTGTCGTATAACATGCTGCATGAACCTCCAAAGAAATAA
- the LOC122035786 gene encoding F-box protein GID2-like encodes MKRPSIEVSGGGSGELLLDEDNNKRSRSGGVYIEAVAPEEEGPPAVAELGEDLVLEVLKRADAWTLGKAACVSRRWRRLAEDEGLWEAVCTRDWVKVPCGKQQLRSVVLALGGFRRLHSLYILPFLAPSARRPGSGSLALALQPPVSGRSRHQPRWGKDEVQLSLSLLSIGFFEKMNPNNSTRRLGGG; translated from the coding sequence ATGAAGAGGCCTTCGATCGAGGTTTCCGGCGGTGGCAGCGGCGAACTTCTCCTCGACGAGGATAACAACAAGAGGTCCAGATCCGGCGGCGTGTACATCGAAGCGGTGGCTCCGGAGGAAGAGGGACCGCCAGCCGTGGCGGAGCTCGGGGAGGACCTGGTGCTCGAGGTCCTGAAGCGGGCGGACGCGTGGACTTTGGGGAAGGCCGCGTGCGTGAGCCGGAGGTGGCGGAGGCTGGCGGAGGACGAGGGGCTCTGGGAGGCGGTGTGCACTCGCGACTGGGTCAAGGTGCCCTGCGGCAAGCAGCAGCTCCGATCGGTGGTGCTCGCGCTCGGAGGATTTCGCCGCCTTCACTCGCTTTACATCCTCCCATTCCTCGCCCCCTCCGCCCGCCGGCCTGGCTCCGGTTCCCTCGCGCTCGCCCTCCAGCCGCCAGTGTCTGGGCGGTCGCGCCATCAGCCCCGGTGGGGCAAGGACGAGGTCCAGCTCTCGCTGTCTCTCCTCTCCATCGGTTTCTTTGAGAAGATGAATCCCAACAACAGCACTCGCCGCCTCGGCGGCGGGTGA